From the Bacillota bacterium genome, the window CTGACATTGGCTATAAAATGTTGACAAAGGTATATATTCAAAGTTAAAATAAAGAAAGTTTTATGAAGCAATATAGGAGCGTGATATACAAGTGAAAAATGAAATAATACTTAGCGGAATGAGGCCTACGGGCTTACTCCATTTGGGGAACTATTTTGGTGCCCTCGAAAATTGGATTAAACTACAAGATGAGTATAAATGTTTATTTTTCATTGCTGATTGGCATGCATTGACCACAGGGTATGAAGATACCTCGGAACTTAAAACCAATATTACAAATGTTGTTATAGATTGGCTGAGTGTAGGTCTCGACCCCAATAAATGTACCATTTTTTTGCAATCATCCATAAAAGAACATGCGGAGTTACACTTGTTATTTTCGATGATAACTCCATTGGCATGGCTATTTCGTTGTCCTACCTATAAGGACCAGATTGCACAAATGAAAGATAAAAACATTACAACTTATGGATTTTTAGGTTACCCTTGCTTGCAGGCAGCAGATATATTAATATACAAGGCAAATTATGTTCCTGTAGGTGAAGATCAACTTCCTCATCTTGAGTTAACAAGAGAAATAGCAAGAAGGTTTAACTATATTTATAAAGAAGTATTTCCGGAACCAAAGCCCATATTGACAAAAGCTAAGGTACTTCCCGGCATAGATGGAAAGAAAATGAGTAAAAGCTATGGCAATACAATCTCACTTTCCGATAGCCCGGATGTAGTACAAAAAAAAGTAAGCATGATGATAACAGACCCTGAAAGGATACGGAAAGATGACCCCGGTCATCCTGAAGTTTGTACTGTATTTGCATTCCATAAGGTATTCAGCGAAGAAAATATAAATGAAGTTGAAGAGCAGTGTAAAAAAGGGAAGATTGGATGCGTCCAGTGCAAACGGAATCTAGCCAAAAAAATGGTAGAATACTTGTCACCTATATATGAAAAAAGACAGGAGCTTTTAAATAAGCCAGAGTATGTTAAAGAAATTATTCAGGAAGGTAACCAAGAAGCAGAAAAAATTGCCCAAAAAACGATGGAAGAAATTCGAAATGTAATGGGTATAGATTGGATAAATAACGCATAATAACGGGGGTCAGGAATTATGAAAAGTTCTTTATCCGATGCCTGTACAATAAAGGTAGGAAATTTTGAAGGGCCTTTTGATTTGTTATTTCATCTAATTGAAAAAAATAAGGTTGATATTTACGATATTCCAATTAGTGAAATTACCGATCAATATATGGCCTATCTTTTTTCCATGCAAAAAATGGATTTAGGGGTGGCAAGCGAATTTCTTGTAATGGCAGCCAACTTACTACATATAAAGTCCAGAATGCTTCTTCCCTCCAGAAAAGAAGGAGAAACAGAAGCAGGAGGCCAGGATCCGCGGGATGAACTGGCGGAAAAACTAATAGAATACAAAAAATACAAGGAAATTTCTTTATATTTACAAAAGCTTGAGGCGAAATGGTCTAAAGTATACTATAAATCTCCTGAAATATATACTATTGAAGCTTCTAATGATAAACTGGTAGTATCTGCTGAAACATTAAAAAATGTTTACTTAAAACTATTAAGTAAACATCAGAATAAATTAAACAAAAGAGCAGAAGAAATAGATCAAATTTTCCAAAAAGAAAAAGTGTCAATAAAAAGCAAAATGAAGCAAATACAACAAATATTGATAAGTAAGGGGAAATTTGTTTTTACCAAGCTGTTTTTTCCCGGCAGAAAATCTCTGACTGAAATTGTAACAGCTTTTCTTGCTTTGTTAGTGCTCGTTAAAACAGGGAAAGCAACAATTGAACAAAAAAAGCAGTTTTCTGATATCCTTGTAAGGCGTTTAAATAAAAAACAAGGACGGTAGTTTGAAATATGGACAATAATACTAATATTGACAATAATATTTTTGACAATAATATTTTTAAGCAAAACCTTAATAATAATGAAGGGTTTAATGAAAGAATTGAAGGTATTATAGAAAGTCTGCTTTTTGTGTCCGGAGATCCATTAGCACCTGATAAAATTGCAGATATTTTGAAATTGGACAAAAAATGTGTTAAACAAATAATTGATGGTATGAAAAAAATTTATGAAGCTAAGAGTAGAGGAATCATGATAAGAGAAATAAATGGGTGTTACCAGTTATGTACAAAGTTGGAGCATTTTAAATACGTGAAAAAGCTTTTTGAACCCAGACAAAAACAAGTATTATCACAGGCAGCATATGAGACCCTTGCTATTATTGCATACAACAGGCCTGTTACAAAAGCAAAAATTGATGAGATTAGAGGAGTAAATTCCGACAGTGCAATAGCAAAACTTATGGAACGAAACCTTATAAGAGAAGCAGGACGTATGGATTCCCCCGGGAAGCCTATCCTGTATGAGACGACAGAAGAATTCTTAAGATGTTTTGGATTCGATTCTTATGAAGATTTGCCTCACATAGACGACATTTTAAAAATTGGACAACAAGAATAGGTGTAAATAATATTAACGATTAAAATGCCTATTTTTGGATACAATAACCGGATGAGGTGTAGTAATGATTTATCCGGTTATCATTATTTTTACTATTATATTATTATTGGTTTTTTTAGCCAAATTTAAAGTATTATTAGATTATTCCAAAAAAGGGGAAGATGATAAAATTTCATTAAGGTTATCCTCCCTGGGAGGCCTATTTAAATTAGAATATGAAATCCCAATGGCTGATATATGGAAATTGGGAATCAGAAGTATAAAGATATATAAAGGGTATAAGGAAAAAACAAAAGAAAAGCATATAGATATTAAAGAATTATATGATAGGTATAAACATATCAAAAACATTATTAAAAAATATAGTAATTTTACCAAGAGGATTAAAAACTACTTAATAATTGATAAAAGAATTATAATTGAAAAATTTAGGCTATCCATTATAACAGGTACAGAAGATGCATTTCAGACAGGGATTATTAGTGGTGTAATCTGGACATTATTAGGGAATATAGATTCATTCATTTCAAATAATTTTAGAGTATTGGACAAGTATTTTTTTATAAAGCCGAATTATTTGGAAGAAGTGTTAGAAATTGATTTTTTGTGCATAATAAGTATTAGAGTTGTCCATATTATAGTGGTAGGACTAATATTTTTAATTACAAAGATTAAAGAAGAATTTAACGATAGGCGGTGGTTTAAATGGCACAGCATCCAATAGAGAGTCTGATGACAACAGCAATGGAAAGCATTAAGGAAATGGTGGATGTAAATACAATAGTAGGAGATGCAGTCCAGGCCCCTGACGGGACTGTAATTATTCCAATTTCAAGAGTAGCATTCGGCTTTGCGGCAGGAGGCGGAGAATATGGAATTACTCATGCTAACAAAGGTAAATCCGATTATATGGACGATGAAGCCGGTGGGGAACAAAATAAATACCCCTTTGCAGGGGGAAGCGGGGCAGGTGTAAGTATTAATCCCGTAGCTTTTATGGTGGTAGGAAACGGCCAAATCAGGCTACTTCCCGTTAACCTTAATTCTTCTGTCGACAAAATACTTGACCTTGTCCCTGACTTAATTAATAAACTAAATGAAACTGTAAGGAAAAAAATTATAATAAAAAAAGATTTATCTTCAAAAAACGACCAGGATAAAAAACAATGATCCAATGTATAAGAGAAATTCTATAGAATACATGTTGACCCATTTGACAGTGTACATTACAATGTTAATTGCAGAACGAAAATCCCTGCAATTCATTGCAGGCGTTGGTAAGTAGGTGGGTTTTTACATGTATAAAATTAGATTGCAAAAGTTTATTGCTATATCCGGAGTTAGATCAAGAAGGAAAGCTGAAGAATTAATCAGGCAGGGCAGAGTTGAAGTAAATGGAGAGGTAGTGTTTGAACCATGGTTTCCTGTAGGAGAAGGCGACTGTATAAAAGTTGACGGAAAAAGAATTTCCCTTGAAGAAAAAAAGGTTTATATTATGCTTAATAAACCTGAAGGGTACGTAAGTACGGTAAAAGATCAGTTTTCCAGAAAAACAGTATTAGACCTGGTTAATGGAGTAAAAGGAAGAATCTATCCTGTAGGGAGGCTCGACTATGATA encodes:
- a CDS encoding DUF2953 domain-containing protein; translated protein: MIYPVIIIFTIILLLVFLAKFKVLLDYSKKGEDDKISLRLSSLGGLFKLEYEIPMADIWKLGIRSIKIYKGYKEKTKEKHIDIKELYDRYKHIKNIIKKYSNFTKRIKNYLIIDKRIIIEKFRLSIITGTEDAFQTGIISGVIWTLLGNIDSFISNNFRVLDKYFFIKPNYLEEVLEIDFLCIISIRVVHIIVVGLIFLITKIKEEFNDRRWFKWHSIQ
- the ytfJ gene encoding sporulation protein YtfJ, which produces MAQHPIESLMTTAMESIKEMVDVNTIVGDAVQAPDGTVIIPISRVAFGFAAGGGEYGITHANKGKSDYMDDEAGGEQNKYPFAGGSGAGVSINPVAFMVVGNGQIRLLPVNLNSSVDKILDLVPDLINKLNETVRKKIIIKKDLSSKNDQDKKQ
- the trpS gene encoding tryptophan--tRNA ligase: MKNEIILSGMRPTGLLHLGNYFGALENWIKLQDEYKCLFFIADWHALTTGYEDTSELKTNITNVVIDWLSVGLDPNKCTIFLQSSIKEHAELHLLFSMITPLAWLFRCPTYKDQIAQMKDKNITTYGFLGYPCLQAADILIYKANYVPVGEDQLPHLELTREIARRFNYIYKEVFPEPKPILTKAKVLPGIDGKKMSKSYGNTISLSDSPDVVQKKVSMMITDPERIRKDDPGHPEVCTVFAFHKVFSEENINEVEEQCKKGKIGCVQCKRNLAKKMVEYLSPIYEKRQELLNKPEYVKEIIQEGNQEAEKIAQKTMEEIRNVMGIDWINNA